Part of the Desulfuromonadaceae bacterium genome, AACAAAAAGACCATTGCCCCCATCAGCAGGAAGAACAGGGTTTGCGACAGGATGATCGATGAAACAAACCCCTGTTCGGTTTTCAATTTCAGCTCATCGGTCTGTTGCAGGGTTTTGCGCAGATAGTTGTCGTAAAGATCCTCCCCCTTGCGCTGATTGACCTTGAGCTCTTTGAACCCGTGCAAAAAATGATCGAGTAAACGAAAAAAACGGACTTCATTGGCGCGAAATTCTTTGATTGAAGCGGAGGTTCGCGCCTGATTGAGTTGGTAAATGACAATGCCGACTCCGAGTACCAGGGTAATAATCCAGAAGGCCGCGGGGGAGAGCAGGTAAATATAGATTGAGGAGAAGAAGAGCATCACCGCGCCCGCTGTAGCAGACACCGCCATGCGTGACGATTCATAAATGATTTCGCTGTGTTCCAGCAGATTGCGGTAGATGGTCTGGGCACCGACCCGGTCAAAATCGTCGAGCCCCATCTTGCGGGCGCGACTGATGATGCGCAGGTTGGTTTGCGAAATATTCTGCTGCACAACCTGTGAGGTTCCGAGCAGGGCATATTTTTTCGCCTGTACGTAGATCAGGATACAGAGAATAAACATCAGAAAATAGCGAACGTTGATCTCCGAAAAATCACTGGCAACCGAGTTGACAATCACCATGAACGCGGCATTGGCGCACCCGGAAATCACCGTGGCGGCAATGATTCGTTTGCGTGAAGCCCCGGCGTTACTGAACAGAAATTTGTAGATAGTCAGGTCCATGAATTAATCCGTCAACAGAATGGTTCCCGGCAGCAGCGGGTAATTTTTTTCCGGATGCAGACTGCGCAAAACGGAACCGAGGAAGGCCGTATCGGTTTTTTGATGGTTGCCGAGGGTGCGATTTTCACACATCGCGACGGACTGGTCGTATTCCGGCAGGTATTGGGCGGTACAATCAAAACCGGGATGACCTCCGGCATGACCAAAAGTTCCCCAAAGGCTGATCTCCATCAATCCCAACCCGTAACGATAACCGCCCTCCAGTCCGGTATCGACCGTATCTTTCATCTGATCCAACATTGCCGCCGGCAGAACGACGCCGGGGGTCAGCAACGACTTAACCCAGAGGGTCAGATCGGTCGGGGTCGACAGCATTTCACCGGAGGCCCAGGTGAAGGACCAGTCAATGGCAGTCACATCTTCCAGCGGCGCAAGGTCAAAATTCCAGTTAACATAGCCGTGGATGGAGCGGCTGAGGGCGGGGAAATGGTAAGAGGGGATAAACGTCTCGGTCAGGCCAAGGGGGGTGAGAATATCGTCGGCGATAACCTGACCATAGGAGCGCCCGGCGGGGTCATACTTTTCAATGATTTTGCCGAGCAGGACGTAGTTGGTATTCGAATAATGCCAGGTTTGGTCTTCCTCGTTGCAATAATCGACATTGAACGGTGCAACGGTATTGAGGAGTTCCGCCGGTGTCCAACGATAGGTTGGTTCGCTGGTGAATTTTCCGCCCCATTCCGGCATTTCAGTGAAACTGCAAATCAGGCTGGTGTGATCGAGCAGGTTGAACAGTTGCACTTCTTGCGGTCGGTAGT contains:
- a CDS encoding beta-lactamase family protein, which codes for MDSQRFNQFLILSRYASVNLLLILLLCLTACSDEKLGNYPQQSLDEIALERTETLNVPSVSIAVRSSSNQVDTVVHGVEDLTTQVPVTIHSLYRIGSLTKMFVAAKILQMVEAGLFSLGDTLAELLPAEAVVLNNYRPQEVQLFNLLDHTSLICSFTEMPEWGGKFTSEPTYRWTPAELLNTVAPFNVDYCNEEDQTWHYSNTNYVLLGKIIEKYDPAGRSYGQVIADDILTPLGLTETFIPSYHFPALSRSIHGYVNWNFDLAPLEDVTAIDWSFTWASGEMLSTPTDLTLWVKSLLTPGVVLPAAMLDQMKDTVDTGLEGGYRYGLGLMEISLWGTFGHAGGHPGFDCTAQYLPEYDQSVAMCENRTLGNHQKTDTAFLGSVLRSLHPEKNYPLLPGTILLTD